One window of the Plasmodium knowlesi strain H apicoplast, complete genome genome contains the following:
- a CDS encoding ribosomal protein S12 produces the protein MLIINKLLYKKTIKKNKNNKKNNFLLNKCPQKKGIVLKILIKTPKKPNSALRKVAKIKLSNNKELLAYIPGEGKSVQEHNFVLIKGGRVKDLPGIKYKIIRGSLDSIGVLNRKTSRSKYGVKKK, from the coding sequence ATGTTAATAATAAATAAATTATTATATAAAAAAACAATAAAAAAAAATAAAAATAATAAAAAAAATAATTTTTTATTAAATAAATGCCCTCAAAAAAAAGGTATTGTATTAAAAATATTAATTAAAACTCCTAAAAAACCAAATTCAGCTTTAAGAAAAGTTGCAAAAATAAAATTATCAAATAATAAAGAATTATTAGCATATATTCCTGGGGAAGGAAAATCTGTTCAAGAACATAATTTTGTATTAATAAAAGGTGGTAGGGTAAAAGATTTACCAGGTATAAAATATAAAATAATTAGAGGTTCTTTAGATTCTATAGGGGTTTTAAATAGAAAAACTTCTAGATCTAAATATGGAGTAAAAAAAAAATAA
- a CDS encoding ribosomal protein S7 → MIMIFKYFIKIFLKKGKFNKSIKLLIYILYLLKKITNKLSIFIFNKAIKNLLLPFSFYKIKINTNKYNIPIIITYEQSIFNVYKLFNKIIKNKDLLLYKVICKYLILSYNKEGDLYKIKLNLIKQFISNRAYIYLLDKKK, encoded by the coding sequence ATGATAATGATATTTAAATATTTTATAAAAATATTTTTAAAAAAAGGTAAATTTAATAAAAGTATAAAATTATTAATATATATATTATATTTATTAAAAAAAATAACTAATAAATTAAGTATATTTATTTTTAATAAGGCTATAAAAAATTTATTATTACCTTTTTCATTTTATAAAATAAAAATTAATACTAATAAATATAATATACCTATAATTATAACATATGAACAATCTATATTTAATGTATATAAATTATTTAATAAAATAATAAAAAATAAAGATTTATTATTATATAAAGTTATTTGTAAGTATTTAATTTTAAGTTATAATAAAGAAGGTGATTTATATAAAATTAAATTAAATTTAATAAAACAATTTATATCTAATAGGGCATATATATATTTATTAGATAAAAAAAAATAA
- a CDS encoding elongation factor Tu, which yields MNNKLFIRNKQHINLGTIGHVDHGKTTLTTAISYLLNLQGLSKKYNYSDIDSAPEEKIRGITINTTHIEYETITKHCAHIDCPGHSDYIKNMIIGATQMDIAILVISIIDGIMPQTYEHLLLIKQIGIKNVIIFLNKEDLCNDIELIDFIKLEINELLVKYNFNLDNIHILTGSALNVINIIQKNKNYELIKSNIWIQKLNDLINIIDSIQINRDKLNDSFLMSIEDVFSITGRGTVVTGKIDQGYINLNEEVEILKFEKSSIFTTVIGLEMFKKQLVQAQSGDNVGILLRNVQKNEIKRGMILSTPNKLKVYKSFIAETYILTKEEGGRHKPFNIGYKPQFFIHTVDVTGEIKNIYLNNNIQKIGMPGDKLTLHIELKHYIVLILNQKFSIREGGKTIGAGIIIDIIN from the coding sequence ATGAATAATAAATTATTTATAAGAAATAAACAACATATAAATTTAGGTACTATAGGTCATGTAGATCATGGTAAAACAACTTTAACAACAGCAATATCTTATTTATTAAATTTACAAGGATTATCAAAAAAATATAATTATTCTGATATTGATTCAGCTCCTGAAGAAAAAATAAGAGGTATAACTATTAATACTACACATATAGAATATGAAACAATAACAAAACATTGTGCTCATATTGATTGTCCTGGTCATTCAGATTATATTAAAAATATGATTATAGGAGCTACACAAATGGATATAGCAATTTTAGTAATATCTATAATAGATGGTATAATGCCTCAAACATACGAACATTTATTATTAATTAAACAAATAGGTATTAAGAATGTAATAATTTTTTTAAATAAAGAGGATTTATGCAATGATATTGAATTAATTGATTTTATTAAATTAGAAATAAATGAGTTATTAGTTAAATATAATTTTAATTTAGATAATATTCATATATTAACTGGATCTGCATTAAATGTAATTAATATAATACAAAAAAATAAAAATTATGAATTAATAAAATCTAATATTTGGATACAAAAATTAAATGATTTAATTAATATAATTGATAGTATTCAAATAAATAGAGATAAATTAAATGATAGTTTTTTAATGTCTATAGAAGATGTATTTTCAATTACTGGTAGAGGTACTGTAGTAACTGGTAAAATAGATCAAGGATATATAAATTTAAATGAGGAAGTAGAAATTTTAAAATTTGAAAAATCATCAATTTTTACAACAGTTATTGGGTTAGAAATGTTTAAAAAGCAATTAGTTCAAGCTCAATCAGGAGATAATGTAGGTATTTTATTAAGAAATGTTCAAAAAAATGAAATAAAAAGAGGTATGATTTTATCTACTCCAAATAAATTAAAAGTATATAAATCTTTTATAGCTGAAACATATATATTAACTAAAGAAGAAGGAGGTCGTCATAAACCTTTTAATATTGGTTATAAACCTCAATTTTTTATTCATACAGTAGATGTAACTGGAGAAATAAAAAATATATATTTAAATAATAATATTCAAAAAATAGGAATGCCTGGAGATAAATTAACTTTACATATAGAATTAAAACATTATATTGTATTAATTTTAAATCAAAAATTTTCTATAAGAGAAGGAGGTAAAACTATAGGAGCAGGTATTATAATAGATATTATAAATTAA
- a CDS encoding ribosomal protein L11: MSILYKCKFLVKNIDNNKINLNPILNSKFKIYNININLLNKKIIEYINKYKFNIFIIYIYTNKNFKIICNYTIFNLYKQYYNKLNKIYLIYKILLYKKIQLLFYNINQLLNIIINNIKIINYKKK, translated from the coding sequence ATGAGTATTTTATATAAATGTAAATTTTTAGTAAAAAATATTGATAATAATAAAATTAATTTAAATCCTATTTTAAATTCAAAATTTAAAATATATAATATTAATATAAATTTATTAAATAAAAAAATAATTGAATATATTAACAAATATAAGTTTAATATTTTTATTATTTATATTTATACTAATAAAAATTTTAAAATAATATGTAATTATACAATATTTAATTTATATAAACAATATTATAATAAATTAAATAAAATATATTTAATATATAAAATATTATTATATAAAAAAATTCAATTATTATTTTATAATATAAATCAATTGTTAAATATTATAATTAATAATATTAAAATAATAAATTATAAAAAAAAATAA